A region from the Halomarina litorea genome encodes:
- a CDS encoding CehA/McbA family metallohydrolase has protein sequence MLSLDLHTHTRFFHGFPGRPTPYDPVGARLLGAMARWRGLDGVALTNHDYYEPFDTGSTVSLSGIEVTTTLGHVLVVGPDPPRVTRAGELTPGEVVDAAHDHSCAAILAHPYRNSTVRDSDAEVDAIEVNGKHPRTREWVEHLAADRDLPLVGGSDAHYPFEVGRAYTRVDADDPSPESVVAAIRDGRVEPVVRTSGADRLFRRTYRRIHAGKRQLQTPEWADGTPGVGAPPGREE, from the coding sequence GTGCTCTCGCTCGACCTGCACACACACACGCGCTTCTTCCACGGGTTCCCCGGCCGACCCACCCCCTACGACCCGGTCGGCGCCCGACTGCTCGGAGCGATGGCTCGCTGGCGGGGGCTGGACGGCGTCGCTCTCACGAACCACGACTACTACGAACCGTTCGACACCGGGTCGACCGTCTCACTCTCGGGTATCGAGGTCACGACCACGCTCGGTCACGTCCTCGTCGTCGGGCCGGACCCGCCGCGCGTGACCCGTGCGGGCGAACTCACCCCCGGGGAGGTGGTCGACGCCGCGCACGACCACAGCTGTGCGGCCATCCTCGCCCACCCCTACCGGAACTCGACGGTCAGAGACAGCGACGCCGAGGTCGACGCCATCGAGGTCAACGGGAAGCACCCGCGCACGCGCGAGTGGGTCGAGCATCTCGCCGCGGACCGCGACTTGCCGCTGGTCGGCGGGAGCGACGCCCACTACCCCTTCGAGGTGGGGCGGGCGTACACCCGCGTCGACGCCGACGACCCGTCCCCCGAGAGTGTCGTCGCGGCCATCCGCGACGGTCGCGTTGAGCCAGTCGTCCGGACGAGCGGGGCGGACCGACTGTTCAGGCGGACCTACCGACGGATACACGCGGGGAAACGACAGCTCCAGACGCCGGAGTGGGCCGACGGGACGCCGGGGGTCGGCGCCCCCCCGGGGCGGGAGGAGTAG
- a CDS encoding diacylglycerol/lipid kinase family protein: MNDRVLVYNPASGNRRAGRRAVRLATDRGFAVRESAGRGETRTLAREAATGGAELVVACGGDGTLNEVVRGVYEADALARTRLGVVPGGTGNDFADNIGITSVGAAFDALDGPARRLDLGTVEERGGEDGPVRPFCNSCVGGLTANASARATPDRKRRLGVLAYVLTTFAESRSFEGLELDVRAGPREDPLWSGRALMVLVGNARRFPGERRRPANVEDGLLNVVIIERAPALDYLAQGAADRLLRRGASHLTRVRVPQLSVRHAGGPVTFSLDGELVSHEHVVARCLPGAMRFHVGANYRPHPPEDPSDDPKRP; encoded by the coding sequence ATGAACGACCGCGTCCTCGTCTACAACCCGGCGAGCGGGAACCGACGCGCCGGTCGTCGAGCCGTCCGTCTCGCGACCGACCGGGGGTTCGCCGTCCGCGAGAGCGCGGGCCGCGGCGAGACGCGGACGCTCGCACGCGAGGCAGCGACGGGCGGGGCGGAACTGGTCGTCGCCTGCGGGGGCGACGGCACCCTCAACGAGGTGGTCCGAGGGGTGTACGAGGCGGACGCGCTGGCCCGGACGCGACTCGGCGTCGTCCCCGGCGGGACGGGCAACGACTTCGCGGACAACATCGGCATCACGTCGGTCGGGGCGGCGTTCGACGCCCTCGACGGCCCGGCGCGGCGACTCGACCTCGGGACCGTCGAGGAGCGAGGCGGCGAGGACGGCCCGGTCCGACCGTTCTGTAACTCCTGCGTCGGCGGGCTGACGGCGAACGCCAGCGCCCGGGCGACGCCCGACCGGAAGCGCCGACTGGGGGTGCTCGCGTACGTCCTGACGACGTTCGCGGAGTCCCGGAGCTTCGAGGGGCTGGAACTCGATGTGCGCGCGGGCCCGCGCGAGGACCCGCTCTGGTCGGGCCGGGCGCTGATGGTCCTCGTCGGGAACGCCCGGCGGTTTCCGGGCGAACGGCGTCGCCCGGCGAACGTGGAGGACGGCCTGCTGAACGTCGTCATCATCGAGCGGGCGCCCGCCCTCGACTACCTCGCGCAGGGGGCCGCGGACCGACTCCTCCGGCGCGGCGCGTCGCACCTGACGCGGGTGCGCGTGCCGCAACTGTCCGTCCGGCACGCGGGTGGGCCGGTGACGTTCAGCCTCGACGGCGAACTCGTCAGCCACGAACACGTCGTCGCGCGCTGTCTCCCGGGGGCCATGCGCTTCCACGTCGGGGCGAACTACCGCCCGCACCCGCCCGAGGACCCGTCCGACGACCCGAAGAGGCCTTAA
- a CDS encoding SDR family NAD(P)-dependent oxidoreductase has protein sequence MDTDPDTVELFDSLDGQVALVTGANRGIGKRIAAELVGHGATVYAGVRDPESFDPPEDQRVLRLDVTDPTHAEAALDRIEDEQGRLDVLVNNAGVMDTREPLHEMPVDVIERTLTTNVQGPMVLTKYALPLLLQTDAPRVVNLSSGMGALEGMDGGAAAYRVSKAGINGLTAYLHGEYGPKLVANSVCPGWVRTDMGGESASRSVEKGAETPVWLARFRDGPGGKFWRDGEIISW, from the coding sequence ATGGACACAGACCCGGACACCGTCGAACTGTTCGACTCGCTCGACGGCCAGGTCGCGCTCGTGACGGGCGCGAACCGCGGCATCGGGAAGCGAATCGCCGCGGAACTCGTCGGCCACGGCGCGACGGTGTACGCCGGGGTGCGCGACCCCGAGTCGTTCGACCCGCCGGAGGACCAGCGGGTGCTCAGACTGGACGTGACCGACCCGACGCACGCCGAGGCGGCGCTCGACCGAATCGAGGACGAGCAGGGTCGCCTCGACGTTCTGGTCAATAATGCGGGCGTGATGGACACCCGTGAACCCCTCCACGAGATGCCCGTCGACGTCATCGAGCGGACGCTGACGACGAACGTACAGGGGCCGATGGTCCTCACGAAGTACGCGTTGCCCCTCCTGTTGCAGACGGACGCCCCGCGCGTCGTCAACCTCTCGTCCGGCATGGGCGCACTGGAGGGGATGGACGGCGGCGCGGCGGCCTACCGCGTCTCGAAGGCGGGCATCAACGGTCTCACGGCCTACCTCCACGGCGAGTACGGCCCCAAACTCGTCGCCAACTCCGTCTGTCCGGGGTGGGTCCGCACCGACATGGGCGGCGAGTCCGCCTCCCGGTCGGTCGAGAAGGGCGCGGAGACGCCCGTCTGGCTGGCGCGGTTCCGCGACGGGCCGGGCGGGAAGTTCTGGCGGGACGGGGAGATAATCAGCTGGTAG
- a CDS encoding diacylglycerol/lipid kinase family protein: MTDPETVLVLNPVSGRANHAARVRELAAEHGFSVRETERSGDAVGFARDAAEDGADRVVACGGDGTLNEVVRGLWLADALPEVEFGVVPGGTGNDFADNIGITSVELAFAAIASGERRTIDLGVVRADGGDPLPFLNSCICGLTANASANTAPEQKERLGVLAYVLSSLREMATFDGLELSVTPRGEGDPWHGPAAMVLVGNARRFPGERATQANVEDGLLDVTIVERQPTVDLASGAALVQLLGRDPEWVTRLVTPHLEIAVRDDDPVTFSLDGEMVTTHRLDVSVAEARLCLPVGGAYDPNPV; the protein is encoded by the coding sequence ATGACAGATCCGGAGACGGTCCTCGTGTTGAACCCGGTCAGCGGGCGCGCCAACCACGCCGCTCGCGTCCGGGAACTCGCCGCGGAACACGGCTTCTCCGTCCGCGAGACCGAGCGGTCGGGCGACGCGGTAGGGTTCGCCCGCGACGCGGCCGAGGACGGTGCCGACCGAGTCGTCGCCTGCGGGGGCGACGGCACCCTCAACGAGGTGGTCCGGGGGCTCTGGCTGGCGGACGCCCTCCCCGAGGTGGAGTTCGGCGTCGTCCCCGGCGGGACGGGCAACGACTTCGCGGACAACATCGGCATCACGAGCGTCGAACTGGCGTTCGCGGCCATCGCGAGCGGCGAGCGTCGAACCATCGACCTCGGAGTGGTCCGGGCCGACGGCGGCGACCCGTTGCCCTTTCTCAACTCCTGTATCTGCGGACTGACGGCCAACGCCAGCGCGAACACCGCCCCGGAACAGAAAGAGCGCCTCGGCGTCCTCGCGTACGTCCTCAGCAGCCTCCGGGAGATGGCGACGTTCGACGGCCTCGAACTGTCGGTGACGCCCCGCGGCGAGGGCGACCCGTGGCACGGGCCGGCGGCGATGGTGCTCGTGGGCAACGCCCGGCGGTTCCCGGGCGAGCGGGCGACGCAGGCGAACGTGGAGGACGGCCTGCTCGACGTGACCATCGTCGAGCGTCAACCGACCGTCGACCTCGCGAGCGGGGCCGCGCTCGTCCAGTTGCTCGGTCGGGACCCCGAGTGGGTGACGCGACTGGTGACGCCCCACCTGGAGATCGCCGTCCGTGACGACGACCCCGTCACGTTCAGCCTCGACGGCGAGATGGTCACTACCCACCGACTGGACGTCTCGGTCGCCGAGGCTCGCCTGTGCCTCCCGGTGGGCGGGGCCTACGACCCCAACCCCGTGTGA
- a CDS encoding carbon-nitrogen hydrolase family protein — protein sequence MARQSRETPEPKETFTLAAAQVEPEYHDKEGTLDITCEWIERAGAAGADLVVFPETFFPGYPYWRGSVPIPRWTDLMVDLQKNSLHVEDDAVTVIEECVAEADVHVALGTNELSDRRGSETLYNSIFYFERSGELVGRHRKLMPTHEERAIWGRGDPAHLRTYDTDIGSLGGLVCYENHMTLSKAALCAQGEEVHAAVWPGFWDVDTHPGRKSRAESPDAMDTCDIYPAMREYAFETQSFVAACSAYMSEDVTEEWGDELGFNVAAGGSMLVNPAGIVKAGPVVGEEALLTAEFDRDERRATKAYFDAMGHYTRWDAVNLELRDAVAEPVHDHGHDGGRARSREGLSAARAEELAAEYDVPVEAVEGIASELEG from the coding sequence ATGGCTCGTCAGTCCCGAGAGACGCCGGAACCGAAAGAGACGTTCACGCTGGCCGCCGCGCAGGTCGAACCCGAGTACCACGACAAGGAGGGTACCCTCGACATCACCTGCGAGTGGATAGAACGCGCCGGAGCGGCGGGCGCGGACCTCGTCGTCTTCCCGGAGACGTTCTTCCCGGGGTACCCCTACTGGCGCGGGAGTGTCCCCATCCCGCGCTGGACGGACCTGATGGTCGACCTCCAGAAGAACAGCCTCCACGTCGAGGACGACGCCGTGACGGTCATCGAGGAGTGCGTGGCCGAGGCGGACGTCCACGTCGCCCTCGGGACGAACGAACTCAGCGACCGCCGCGGGAGCGAGACGCTCTACAACTCCATCTTCTACTTCGAGCGCTCGGGCGAACTGGTGGGCCGACACCGCAAACTCATGCCGACCCACGAGGAGCGTGCCATCTGGGGGCGGGGTGACCCCGCCCACCTTCGCACCTACGACACGGACATCGGGTCGCTCGGGGGTCTCGTCTGCTACGAGAACCACATGACGCTCTCGAAGGCGGCGCTGTGCGCGCAGGGCGAGGAGGTCCACGCCGCCGTCTGGCCGGGCTTCTGGGACGTCGACACCCACCCCGGTCGGAAGTCCCGCGCCGAGTCGCCGGACGCGATGGACACCTGCGACATCTACCCCGCGATGCGCGAGTACGCCTTCGAGACGCAGTCGTTCGTCGCCGCCTGTTCGGCGTACATGAGCGAGGACGTCACGGAGGAGTGGGGCGACGAACTCGGGTTCAACGTCGCGGCGGGCGGGAGCATGCTCGTCAACCCCGCGGGCATCGTGAAGGCCGGCCCCGTCGTCGGCGAGGAGGCACTCCTCACCGCGGAGTTCGACCGCGACGAGCGCCGGGCGACGAAGGCGTACTTCGACGCGATGGGCCACTACACCCGGTGGGACGCAGTCAACCTCGAACTGCGCGACGCCGTCGCGGAACCGGTCCACGACCACGGACACGACGGGGGCCGGGCGCGGAGTCGCGAGGGCCTCTCGGCGGCCCGGGCGGAGGAACTCGCCGCCGAGTACGACGTCCCCGTCGAGGCGGTGGAGGGAATCGCGTCCGAACTGGAGGGGTAG
- a CDS encoding SDR family oxidoreductase, with protein MTLTSDDPTVLVAGASGRTGREILDVLLDADIRVRALTNTPENVETLELQGAEEVLVGDLLVPEDARRAVEGVDAVVCAVGSKPGPGLLVGPLVDGEGTVNLVRAAEEAGVEHFALVTSIGVGDSRGGMPALFRRFLNLFGIVDAKGEAEAALRASDLAYTVVRPGGLTGGRATDDLLVGEGGDTVSGSVPRADVARLLVAALFTPESEGRTFEVVSREGLRGDAEGVVEVDWQYPESKY; from the coding sequence ATGACGCTGACCTCCGACGACCCGACGGTGCTGGTGGCGGGAGCGAGTGGCCGGACCGGCCGCGAGATACTGGACGTACTGCTCGACGCGGACATCCGCGTCCGGGCGCTCACGAACACCCCCGAGAACGTGGAGACGCTGGAACTGCAGGGCGCCGAGGAGGTGCTCGTGGGGGACCTGCTGGTCCCCGAAGACGCTCGCCGGGCCGTCGAGGGTGTCGACGCCGTCGTCTGCGCCGTCGGGTCGAAACCCGGCCCCGGCCTGCTGGTCGGCCCCCTCGTGGACGGCGAGGGGACCGTGAACCTCGTGCGGGCCGCCGAGGAAGCCGGCGTCGAACACTTCGCGCTCGTCACCTCCATCGGCGTCGGCGACTCCCGCGGGGGGATGCCCGCGCTGTTCCGGCGCTTCCTCAACCTCTTCGGCATCGTCGACGCGAAGGGGGAGGCGGAGGCCGCGCTGCGGGCCTCCGACCTCGCGTACACCGTCGTCCGACCCGGCGGCCTCACGGGTGGACGCGCGACGGACGACCTGCTGGTGGGCGAGGGCGGCGACACCGTCTCGGGGTCCGTCCCGCGTGCGGACGTGGCCCGGCTACTGGTGGCCGCGCTGTTCACCCCCGAGAGCGAGGGCCGCACCTTCGAGGTGGTGTCCCGCGAGGGCCTCCGCGGGGACGCAGAGGGCGTCGTCGAGGTGGACTGGCAGTACCCGGAGTCGAAGTACTGA
- the carA gene encoding glutamine-hydrolyzing carbamoyl-phosphate synthase small subunit, which produces MDAYVALEGERVIPARGRAPGRTRGELVFTTAYTGYEESLTDPSYEEQVLTFSYPLIGNYGVRDERFESERIHPRAVLARELTEDVAEWLTSEDVPAVDHIDTRDVVTNVREEGAMKCGIAVGPDVTPEDALDELAKCKGMSEHVDIGKQVSVSESVTYNAEGDGPEVALVDCGAKGSIVESLVDRDATVHRLPYDVTAEEVRELDADVLFISNGPGDPKNFEAAADLVDEFVGDLPLAGICLGQQVIAGALGGETEKMTFGHRGVNQPVKDLRTGQVVMTTQNHGYTVADPGDQLEVTQINVNDDTPEGLESDELEILTRQYHPEANPGPHDTLGFFDDVLAMAGDGSKKPALAD; this is translated from the coding sequence ATGGACGCCTACGTGGCACTGGAGGGCGAGCGCGTCATCCCGGCGCGCGGTCGCGCTCCCGGCCGGACACGCGGCGAACTGGTTTTCACGACCGCATACACCGGATACGAGGAGTCCCTGACGGACCCCTCCTACGAGGAGCAGGTCCTCACGTTCTCGTACCCCCTCATCGGCAACTACGGTGTCCGAGACGAGCGCTTCGAGTCCGAGCGCATCCACCCGCGCGCGGTGCTCGCTCGCGAACTCACCGAGGACGTCGCCGAGTGGCTGACGAGCGAGGACGTCCCCGCCGTCGACCACATCGACACGCGCGACGTGGTCACGAACGTCCGCGAGGAGGGGGCGATGAAGTGCGGCATCGCCGTCGGCCCCGACGTGACCCCCGAGGACGCGCTGGACGAACTGGCGAAGTGCAAGGGCATGAGCGAACACGTCGACATCGGCAAGCAGGTGTCGGTCTCCGAGTCCGTCACCTACAACGCCGAGGGCGACGGCCCCGAGGTGGCCCTCGTCGACTGCGGCGCGAAGGGCTCCATCGTGGAGTCGCTGGTTGACCGCGACGCCACCGTCCACCGCCTCCCCTACGACGTGACCGCCGAGGAGGTCCGCGAACTGGACGCCGACGTACTGTTCATCTCGAACGGCCCCGGCGACCCGAAGAACTTCGAGGCGGCCGCCGACCTCGTCGACGAGTTCGTCGGCGACCTTCCGCTCGCCGGCATCTGTCTTGGCCAGCAGGTCATCGCGGGCGCCCTCGGCGGCGAGACGGAGAAGATGACCTTCGGCCACCGCGGCGTCAACCAACCCGTCAAGGACCTCCGCACCGGGCAGGTCGTCATGACCACGCAGAACCACGGCTACACCGTCGCCGACCCCGGCGACCAGTTGGAGGTAACGCAGATCAACGTCAACGACGACACCCCCGAGGGCCTCGAGAGCGACGAACTCGAGATCCTCACGCGCCAGTACCACCCCGAGGCCAACCCCGGCCCGCACGACACGCTCGGCTTCTTCGACGACGTGCTGGCGATGGCCGGAGACGGGAGCAAGAAACCCGCGCTCGCCGACTAG
- a CDS encoding NUDIX hydrolase: MSTDDAARRESGADAETDGSTDGTVEHKNARQQVVAVDEDDNEEELVNRLDAHTGDGRRHRAFTVLVFDEEDRVLLAQRSPDKRLWDTYWDGTVASHPVQGQSQEDATQQRLEEELGITPDQYENLRVTDKFEYKRYYMNEGLEWEVCAVLKCTLTDISMDPDPEEVGGHLWVDYEHLHDHPKLYRQLRLCPWFEIAMRRDFE; the protein is encoded by the coding sequence ATGAGCACGGACGACGCCGCCCGACGGGAGTCGGGAGCGGACGCGGAGACGGACGGGAGCACCGACGGGACGGTCGAACACAAGAACGCGAGACAGCAGGTCGTCGCGGTGGACGAGGACGACAACGAGGAGGAACTGGTCAACCGACTGGACGCCCACACGGGCGACGGGCGGCGACACCGCGCGTTCACGGTGCTGGTCTTCGACGAGGAGGACCGAGTCCTGCTTGCCCAGCGCAGCCCCGACAAGCGCCTCTGGGACACCTACTGGGACGGCACCGTCGCCTCCCACCCCGTGCAGGGGCAGAGTCAGGAGGACGCCACCCAGCAGCGACTGGAGGAGGAACTCGGCATCACGCCCGACCAGTACGAGAACCTCCGCGTGACGGACAAGTTCGAGTACAAGCGCTACTACATGAACGAGGGGCTGGAGTGGGAGGTCTGCGCCGTCCTCAAGTGTACGCTCACCGATATCTCGATGGACCCCGACCCCGAGGAGGTCGGCGGCCACCTGTGGGTGGACTACGAACACCTCCACGACCACCCGAAGCTCTACCGACAACTCCGCCTCTGCCCGTGGTTCGAAATCGCCATGCGCCGGGACTTCGAGTGA
- a CDS encoding Lrp/AsnC family transcriptional regulator, giving the protein MDSLDRDILDILRRDARTPYTEIAEQVGTSEGTVRNRVDRLVSEDVIERFTVATRTGNVKAMVEVGVDVNVDTTGIAARMADWEDVDFVWQVSGEEDLVLVVDAADTRRVNGLITRAREQEEVISTKTRLILDERLG; this is encoded by the coding sequence ATGGACAGTCTGGACCGCGACATCCTCGACATCCTCCGGCGGGACGCGCGCACGCCCTACACGGAGATCGCGGAGCAGGTCGGCACGAGCGAGGGGACGGTGCGAAACCGGGTGGACCGCCTCGTGAGCGAGGACGTCATCGAACGGTTCACCGTCGCCACCCGGACGGGCAACGTGAAGGCGATGGTCGAGGTGGGCGTCGACGTGAACGTCGACACCACCGGCATCGCAGCGCGGATGGCCGACTGGGAGGACGTCGACTTCGTCTGGCAGGTCAGCGGCGAGGAGGACCTCGTGCTCGTCGTCGACGCCGCCGACACCCGACGGGTGAACGGCCTCATCACCCGCGCGCGCGAACAGGAGGAGGTCATCTCGACGAAGACGCGACTCATCCTCGACGAACGCCTCGGGTAG